AGCGCGACTAAAAGCCAGATGGGGTTTGGCGCTACCCATTTTTGGCATTAACCAAGCTAGACCTTCACTTGTACCAATCCATAATTTATTACCGATGTCCGGGATAAGGGTGAGAACGCGACTAGAAGGAAGTCCAGCAACTTGGTCTAATACAGCTCCTGTGTTTGGATTTAATCGTAACAGACCATTGTTAGTACCTACCCAAAGGCTACCATCTTTAGCAAAGCGCACTGCTGTAACATTACGTCCTCGTAAACGGGTGACAGACCGTAGGATTGCACCGGTTTTGGGGTTAATGACGAGTAAATTATTCGGCATTCCTGCCCAAATTAAGCCTTCTGGGCTAATAGCTAGGGCTTGGACTGTCGTTCCTGGTAGTTCGGCGATTCGCTTGATAATCAAGGCGTTGGCGGTATTAATTCTGATTAAACCATCTAAAGTGCCCACCCACAGATGTCCTTCTGCATCTAAAGTGAGGGCGTTGGCGCTGACTCCAGGAAGATTTTTTAATGTGGTCATAATTAAGCCCTCGTCAGGACTAATTAGGGCTAAACCATTATCGGTTCCCGTCCACAAATAACCCCTTTTGTCAAGTAATAGTGACAATACCCGTTTGGAAGGTAAAAATAAATTCTGGGCTGTGATTTCGCTAGTTTTGGGGTCTACTCGCATTAATCCTTCATAACTTCCCACCCACAAGCGTCCTACTTTGTCTTGGGCTAAAGCACCAATGGCGGTATTGGGTAAACTGACGCGATTTAAAATTTTACCAGTGTTAGGGTCAATGTGCGATAGTCCCCGCCAAGAACCGACCCAAAGATTACCAGTAAAATCTCCCAGCAAGTTGTTGACACGATAATCAGTTGGTATTGTCACCTCTTGCAATTGTCGTTGATCGGGTAAGGGAGCGGCTCCCGGTGGCGGTGGGGCGGCTGGATAGGAGGGGGTTAACTCAGATGGGTCTTTGTCAGGGTTTTTTGATGGTGGCGCCGGACTACTCTTAGTTTGGGCGATCGCTGGATTTGCGATGGCGATAGTTTCCACACTCGGTAAAACCGTCAACCCAACCAGAATAGAAGTCATTAATAAACTTCTGCGCTTGGCAAAGCATACCATGTTCACATTTCCTTTATTCGCTTGGAGTAACTTCAGTGTTCCCCTCCTGGGGATTTTTCCATCGTCACCGCCAATATTTCTCGACTCCAAGCTGGGGACACTTCGGCAAGCTCAGTGCATCGCTGGGGATTGGGGATTTTATGCCCCATGCCTATACAACCTAGTGTTGGACTTTGTAAATAACTCTTAACAAAATGTTTAAAACTTTATGTAATAACAAATTTAAATCAATAAGTTAAAAAGATTCAAAGTATAACTTATCGATTTATTGATATATTGTGAAACAGGTTACAAATTAGTTGGTGTGCAATTTTTGTCTTTCCCTCACGACTCCTCTCAACCAGCCTCAGTTAAAGTTTCGCTTGGTGTATTCCCTGTAAATCCAGGAAATCAACGAGATTTGCCAGTTAGTTCTAACCCTAGATCATCTGACGGGGTAAAGTGCAAGACCCATACTCACCAAGGCGTGAGTAGCTTTGGATAGGGTAGCTTTGGAGCGGTATGATGTCATGGAAAAAACCGGGTGAGGAAAATTGCACCCAATGTGATTTGATAAATATACAGTGTGACTTCTTGGAAGGGAATTTATGTCTTACGCTCAAACTAAGACTCAGGCAAAAACTGGGTATAAAGCCGGGGTTCAAGATTACAGACTAACTTATTACACACCCGATTACACTCCAAAAGATACAGATATTTTAGCGGCATTTCGTGTTACACCCCAGCCCGGTGTTCCCTTTGAAGAAGCGGCTGCAGCAGTAGCGGCTGAGTCTTCCACTGGTACTTGGACAACTGTGTGGACAGACTTGCTCACCGACCTAGATCGCTACAAAGGTCGTTGTTACGATATCGAACCAGTTC
The Gloeotrichia echinulata CP02 DNA segment above includes these coding regions:
- a CDS encoding two-component regulator propeller domain-containing protein; this encodes MVCFAKRRSLLMTSILVGLTVLPSVETIAIANPAIAQTKSSPAPPSKNPDKDPSELTPSYPAAPPPPGAAPLPDQRQLQEVTIPTDYRVNNLLGDFTGNLWVGSWRGLSHIDPNTGKILNRVSLPNTAIGALAQDKVGRLWVGSYEGLMRVDPKTSEITAQNLFLPSKRVLSLLLDKRGYLWTGTDNGLALISPDEGLIMTTLKNLPGVSANALTLDAEGHLWVGTLDGLIRINTANALIIKRIAELPGTTVQALAISPEGLIWAGMPNNLLVINPKTGAILRSVTRLRGRNVTAVRFAKDGSLWVGTNNGLLRLNPNTGAVLDQVAGLPSSRVLTLIPDIGNKLWIGTSEGLAWLMPKMGSAKPHLAFSRAVK